In Dryocola sp. LX212, the genomic stretch TACCTATTCTTTTTCAGGGCATGTGGTTGTGCCCCAGAACTGCGAAATTAATGCAGGCACGCAGATCGTTGTTCCTTTGGGGACCTTTTATGAAGGCGATTTCAATAATGTGGGTCAGAAACCTGAAAATTTCACCCCAAAAACGTTTAATATCCCCATCCAATGCAATGACGCAAGTGCAGTTGCCAACCTTACATTACGTATCCAAGGAACACCTTCTGCCACGCTGCCTAATGCTCTGCAGTCGGACAATCCTGATATTGGTGTTGTGATAACGAATAGCAACGGCGACCCGCTAATTCCCAACGACAGTAGCAGTGTCATTCCATTTGAATTAGATGATAGCTTAAGAACAAATATTACGCTCCATGCCTACCCAGTAGGTACAACAGGTAATACTCCCACTGTTGGTCAGTTTACAACGCTGGCTTATCTTCGGGTTGATTTCTCCTGAACCCTGCATGTAGATAATTTGACTGAAGCGTCTCCTCAGCATAAGTTCTGCCACATTTATGCTGAGTAGGTAAAATGAATTGCCCTATCATAGGTAGTCCAGCAGGAACAATAAATCTACACTTAACACAGGGCGTCTGCCGTTCGCTGTGAGTTCAACAGGTCGATGTTGGACGTCAGCCAGCGGCGTGACAAACCCAGTAATCAGCATCAACTGTCTACAATCATTCGGGATATTATTAACCGCAACCGTCATCCTGCCCGGGCTGTGGCAATACGACGGTTTCGAGCGACATTAACTCGCTTAGGTAACTGGATATAACATGGATAGTTGCCGCCGGTAGGAATAACGTGAGTTACGCTGTTAGCCGGTGTGTGTTCTCGTATTCCCGGCATCCTGGAGCCCAACAGGCTTCGTCCACTGATAACAAGGCGAAGTTGCTCACCAGGTAGAAGACCTGTCCTGCCGGCAGCAGGTCAATCTCGATATTAACCCCCTTACCCGGCGAGCGTTTTTCTACCTGGTCAAAGTTATGAACGGGAATATCTCCGGTCTATAAATCTGCATCCAGATGACGCATTGAAGCACGCCAGCGCCGGTCTGAGCCTTTATAGCACAGAATTGAGACGCCCCGTTCGGTCACGCATAACCTGATTCTACTTATCACCGCCGTTAAAAATGGGGGATTACCCTGGCATCGGCCATTACAAATGAGATTTACCATAACGCTCTAATGAAGCGAACCTTAAAACCCCTTCACAAGAGGTTTTGCTACATTTCTGTCCCACACATCCCCCCAAATAAAATGAGACACGAATCACATTTTAGCCCCGCAAGGTAAATCAACACTTGCCAACCTATCTACTGGTTGGTAGATTTAATTTCAACAACACGACTTACGAACAAAAACACACAACAAAACATCAGGAGCGTCATCATGAAAAAGATCATCAAAACCACCGTTGCTATCATCGCCCTGTTCGTCAGCGCACTGAGCTATGCCGCCAGCCCGCAAATGGTTTCCAGCAGCGAAGCTGCATCGCTGCAAAAAATTGGCGTGGTCTCCTCCGGAGGCTTCACCACCCTGGATGAACTGGTGGCCTCACTGGATATGAAAGCCGCTGATGCCGGAGCCACACACTACCGCATCACCAGTGCCAGCGGCATGAATAAACTCTCCGGTACCGCCGTCCTGTATCGTTGAATACCCGTTACCCTCGCACCTGCGCCCGGAACATTTTTGGTTTCCGGGCGCAGTTGCGTCTGAATAACAGGCACCCGCAGGTGCCAGGAGAACATTATGTCCACCCATGACAGTCTGATTGAACTGACTGACACCCTTATCCAGCAGAACGGCTACCAGGGCTTCAGCTATGCTGATCTCGCTGACGGTCTGGGAATACGTAAGGCCAGTATCCATTACCATTTTCAGACCAAAACCGACCTCGGGCTTGCCTACTGTGACTACAAGGAGGCCGGCCTGCTGAAACTGGAAGCGGCCCTGTTACAGCTGCCACCGGGTAAAGCCCGCCTGCAGGGTTATATGGACGCATTTCTCAAATGCGCCGACAGCGGCCAGATGTGTGGCATTCACGCCATGTTGTCCGACAGCGCCCTGTTTGAAGAACCTCTTCAGAAAGCCACCTCCCGGCTGGCACAAACCGACCTGCGCATCCTGACCAATGTGCTGGTTTCGGGTCGTGAAAGTGGTGAACTGGCTTTTACTGCTGAGCCGGCCGACGTGGCCATTATCATCGGCAGCGCCATTAAAGGGGCCCTGATGCTCAACCGAATCCCTCCTCATGATGCCTGCTCCCGCACCATGAGCGCTCTTATTCAGCTACTCTGCCGCCCGTAAAACCACGCCTGTGGCTGCCCCGGTTAACCCGGAGGCAGCCAGCACCTGTGTCCACAAACGGGGCGCTGACTGCCACACCGGCAGTCAGCACTCAAAAAATTACCGCTGACAACGCCTGTATTCCGGGGACCACAGAAGATATTAAGACTTTCCTTGCATTTAATTTTGAGCTACCCCTTGCCAAACTATCTACTGATAGGTAGATTAAATCTTAACAACACGACAACACAATAAAACAGACATGCAGGGGGCATCATCATGAAAGCACTTATCAGCAACGTTATTGCTATCTTCACCCGTAAACCCCGTGGACCGGTCATCATCAAATCCGGTCTGTCCGATGAAGAAAAAGCGGCTCTGGTACCGGTCCGCACCCTTTCTGTTGGTTGGGTGTCTTCCGTGGATGAGCTGGAGCGGGAGGTTATCCGCGAAGCCCTTGAACATGGTGCCGCCGCTTATCTGATTTCTGAGCTTGAGCAGGCCCGTTTCGTCCATGCCCGCGCCACGCTGCTTGCGTAGACATCAAACGAAGATAAAAGGACACACACCATGAAAAATAACATCGAGCCGCAACTGCGCCGGTTACTTCGTAAAACGTCAGGCCTGGACATTATTGTTCTGC encodes the following:
- a CDS encoding YdgH/BhsA/McbA-like domain containing protein; its protein translation is MKKIIKTTVAIIALFVSALSYAASPQMVSSSEAASLQKIGVVSSGGFTTLDELVASLDMKAADAGATHYRITSASGMNKLSGTAVLYR
- a CDS encoding DUF1471 domain-containing protein, whose product is MKALISNVIAIFTRKPRGPVIIKSGLSDEEKAALVPVRTLSVGWVSSVDELEREVIREALEHGAAAYLISELEQARFVHARATLLA
- a CDS encoding fimbrial protein; amino-acid sequence: MNDYLDARLDINFNDSWKTIPYQDASTGPGNSGACQTQTTIGGLPTGGNGRLSLKIRRPFVGESFIPLTKIAQECVAVTTQGIPCTPGNATYTYSFSGHVVVPQNCEINAGTQIVVPLGTFYEGDFNNVGQKPENFTPKTFNIPIQCNDASAVANLTLRIQGTPSATLPNALQSDNPDIGVVITNSNGDPLIPNDSSSVIPFELDDSLRTNITLHAYPVGTTGNTPTVGQFTTLAYLRVDFS
- a CDS encoding TetR/AcrR family transcriptional regulator is translated as MSTHDSLIELTDTLIQQNGYQGFSYADLADGLGIRKASIHYHFQTKTDLGLAYCDYKEAGLLKLEAALLQLPPGKARLQGYMDAFLKCADSGQMCGIHAMLSDSALFEEPLQKATSRLAQTDLRILTNVLVSGRESGELAFTAEPADVAIIIGSAIKGALMLNRIPPHDACSRTMSALIQLLCRP